The sequence below is a genomic window from Brevibacillus agri.
GGGCTGTTCCATTTCCGGCAAAAACGGTCATGCGAGCCTGGCCGGAAATGTAGTATTGCCACTCGCGCACACCGCCTGGCGTCAGAGCCATGTTCACGCCAGCGAGCGTAGTGGCAACCGGCAGCTCGCGCACGGTGACTTCGCGCGACCAGCCGCCGTGATTCAGCGTCATCGTGGCGTCGGAGAAGGAAAACTTCAAATTCGGCAGCAAGCCTGCATCGGTGACGGGCGGCACGAGCATGTTCGGATTTTGCCGATCCCGCTCGATGTTGCGCGGCCCGAGATCGACCCACCCCGTACCGTCTCCCCGCATCGGCTCCGGGATGCGCTCTCCCTTTTTGTGTGAGGTCATTTCCGACCAACCTCCCTCATCTTTACGACAAGTTTCGTCTGCTTTTGGCGCAGCCACTCACCATGTGTATGGCCGCTGGCTTGGCTTTTATGCAAAAAAGGAACAGCGTCCCTGTGCCGCGCGCACACTGGTTTCGCTGTTCCTGCATCATCGTATTTGTGCCAGCCTGGCTTTGGCTTTGTCTGGACGTCGACGGTTATACCGTCAAGAGCTGGCGCTTTTGCTCCGTTTGGGCCAGACAAAAAAGCTGACGGTAATCAAAAGGTCAATGCCGAGCACAACCGCCCATTGCAGCATCGCCCGCTCCAAAGCCCCG
It includes:
- a CDS encoding cupin domain-containing protein, which produces MTSHKKGERIPEPMRGDGTGWVDLGPRNIERDRQNPNMLVPPVTDAGLLPNLKFSFSDATMTLNHGGWSREVTVRELPVATTLAGVNMALTPGGVREWQYYISGQARMTVFAGNGTARTFDYRAGDVGYVPFATGHYIQNTGNETVWFLEMFKSDRFVDVSLNQWMALTPHELVASNLNVGPELLDALRKQKWPVVKYPGYGYDPDRG